The nucleotide sequence CCGGTGCGGAACCAGCCGTCGCGGAACTCGGCGGCGTCGGGCACCCCGAGGTAGCCCGCCACCACCTGGGGGCCGCGGATGGCGATCTCGCCCTCCTCGCCGGCACCGAGCCGCCGCCCGTCCTCGTCCAGGATCGCCACCTCGGCGGTGGGGAGCGGGCGTCCGACACTGTCCGGGTGTTCGGCGAAGTCGGCCGCCGAGATCGAGACCACGCCCGAGGTCGTCTCGGTCAGCCCGTAGCCCGTGCGCGGGGTGACCCGGTCGCCGAACCGCTCGGCCACCGCCGCGATCACCTTGGTGGGCACGGCGGACCCGCCCATCCCGAGCACCCGCAGACTGTCCAGGTCGTGCCCGGCCGCGGCCGCCAGGAAGGTCTGGATCACGAACGGCGGTCCGGCCAGCTCGTTGGCCCGTTCCGTCCCGACCAGGCGGACCGCCTCCTCGGCGTCCCACTTGTACATGAGCACCAGGCAGTGCCCGGAGTACGCGGCGGTGTAGAGGGTGTTGAGGCCCGCGATGTGGAAGAACGGGAAGGTCACGACCTTGGTCGACGGCGCCGGGGGCAGGATCTCGTGCGGGCCGTCGGGGGTGGCGGGCTCGATGCGCATCGCCCGGATCAGCTTGTTGAGCAGCGACGCCGCGTGGTTGCGGTGCGTGTGCAGCGCGCCCTTGGGCTTGGCGGTGGTCCCGGACGTGAACATGATCGTCGACGGGTCCCCGGGGGCGACCTCGGCGTCGGGTGGGGCGACCGGGCGGCCGGCGTCCGCCACCACGGCGTCGAAGCCCACCACGTCGACCCGGGCCGCGGGTGTCTCGGCGCAGCGCACCGCGACCACGGTGCGAACGCCGCTCGCGGCCAGGTCCTCGTCGGCCAGCAGCGCGATCCGCTCGCGGTCGGCCACCAGCACCACCGGACGGGACTCCGCGACGACGTCGGCCAGTTCCCGGGTCCGCAGCCAGCCGTTGTAGGGCACGGCGACGGCGCCGACGACCTGGGCGGCCCAGAAGGTGAAGACGAACTCGGGGTAGTTGCGCATCGCGATCCCGACGCGGTCGCCCTTGGCGACCCCCAGCCCGCGCAGCGCGTGGGCGAGGGCGACCACCGTGTCCCACTGGTCGTGGTAGGTCCAGCGGCGGTCCCGGTACACGAGAGCGGTCCGGTCGCCGTGCGCGGTGGTGGCCAGGAAGGCGTCGCGCAGGGTGCGCGGGTCCCGGTCGAACACCTCCAGGGGGCCGTGGCCGAGGTCGACCCGGGCCAGCGGGAACGCCCCGCCGGGCGCGGTCAGGATCCGGAGCCGGGACACCTCGTCCAAGGGCATGAGGCACTGCCTTTCGCGTGTCTGCAATGGTGTTACATAATAACAACACAAGTTGAAGCTTGTTGAGGAGGGCAATCGTGGATGTGACCACCCGGCAGGGCACCTTCCGAGGGGCGCCGACGAGCGGCGGCTGGTCCTTCAAGGGGATCCCGTACGCGGCCGCCCCCCTCGGCGAGGCCCGGTTCGCGGCCCCCCGCCCGCCGGAGCCGCACGAGGGTGTCGCCGACGCGACGGGCTACGGCGCCACGGTCTCCACCCCGCCGCAGCGATCGGCGGTGATGGACGCCCTCCTGCCGGACCCGCGGCGCCCCGGGCCCAACGGCTTGAACCTCAACGTCTGGACCCCGGACGCCACGGGCCGCGCACCGGTCCTGGTCTTCGTGCACGGCGGCGGATTCGCCACCGGAGCCGGCTCGACCACCGCCTTCGACGGCACCGCGTTCGCCCGGGACGGCATCGTCGCGGTGACGATCAACTACCGCCTGGCCGCCGAGGGTTTCGGGTTCTTCCCGGACGCCGTACCCAACCGCGGGGTGCTCGACATCGTCGCCGCCCTGGAGTGGGTCCGGGCCGAGATCGCCGCCTTCGGGGGCGACCCGGCGCGGGTGACGATCTGCGGGCAGTCGGCGGGCGCGATGGCCGTCTGCACGCTGCTGGCCGTGCCGCGGGCCCGCGGGCTGTTCCGCCGGGCGATCTCGCAGAGCGGCACCGCCCACCACGTCCACACGATCGAGCGGGCGCAACTGGTGTCCGCCGAACTGGCCCGCGAGCTGGGGACCAAGCCGACCGCCGAGGCGATCGCCGCGGTGCCGGAAGACCGGCTGCACGCGGCGAGCAACGCCGTCATGAACCGGCTGACCTCCGGCCGCGACCCCAGGTTCGCCGGGTTCACGCGGCTGACCTTCCAGCCGGTCGTCGACGGCGACATCCTCCCCGAACACCCGTTCCCGGCCGTGGCCGCGGGCGCGAGTTCCGGCGTTGACCTGCTGATCGGCGCCAACGCCGACGAGTACGGCCTGTTCGTCGCCCCCACCGGTATGTGGGACACGCTGAACGAGGACGCGCTGCGGGCGTCCACCGCGCGGATCTGCCCCGACCCCGACGCGATGATCGCGGCGTACCGGGCCCGGCGCCCGGACGCGAGTCCGGCCGAGCTGTTCGTCGCGATCCAGTCCGACTGGTTCTGCGTCGCCCCCACCGAGCGGCTCGTCGCCGCGCGCCGAGAGGGCACGTACGCCTACCAGTTCGCCTGGCGGCCCCCGACGTACGACGGCCGGGTCGGCGCCTGCCACACCCTCGAGATCCCGTTCGTCTTCGACACCCTCGACGACCCCTGGGGCAGCGAGCTGCGCGGGACCGGCGCCCCGCAGGCGGTGGCCGACGAAGTGCACGCCGCCTGGGTGGCGTTCGTCCGCGACGGCGACCCGGGGTGGCCGGCGCACGGCGCGGCCGGGACGGTCCGCCGCTTCGGGGCGCCGAGCGAGACGGTGACCGATCCGTGGGCGGAGGCCCGCGAGACCTGGGCCGGACGGGACTTCTGACGCGATGCTGATCCTCGACGCGCAGGTCCATGTGTGGAAGGCGTCCACGCCGGAGCGCCCGTGGCCGGCCGACGCCATCGAGCCGCAGCGCCCGGTGCCGCTCGAAGTGCCGGAGGTGGCCGCCGAGTTGGCCGGCGCGGGGGTTTCCGGGGCGCTGCTGCTCGGCCCGACGTGGGAGGGGTCGCGCAACGACTACGTGCTGGCCGCGGCCGCCTCCGATCCCTCCCGGTACGGCGCGATCTGCCGCTGGGACACCGGCAGTTCCGCCGACGCCGAGCGGCTGGCCGACTGGCGCTCGGTCGCCGGGATGCGGGCGATCCGGATGTCGCTCAACCGCGGCGACGTCGCGGGCGTCCTGGCCGCGGCCCGGCGCAGCGGATTCTTCGCCGCGGCCGAGCGCCACGGGGTGCCGCTCAGCGTCTACGCTCCCGGCCGGTACGACCTCTACCGCGACCTGGCCGAGGCGTACCCCGGCCTGCGGATCGCGATCGACCACGCCGCGGTCGAGACGTCCGACCGTCCCCTGGCCGAGGCGGTCGCCCCGCTGGCCGGGCTGGCCGCCTACCCGAACCTCGCGGTCAAGGCCTCGGCGCTGCCGTGCTTCCTCGACCCGGCCGCGGAGGCGCGCCCCTACCCGTCGATCACCGAGGCGGTGTACCGCATGGTCGAGGCGTTCGGCGCCGAGCGGGTGTTCTTCGGCTCCGACCTGTCCCGGTTGCCGGTGCCCTACGCCGACCTCGTCGACGTCTTCGTGCACCATCTGCCCGGGTTGTCCGACGCCGAGCGGGCGCTGGTCTGCGGCCGCGGGCTGGCCGGGTGGCTGGGGTGGCGGGAGGCGTGCGGTGCCTGACTTCGTACGGGTCGCGACGCGCGGCCCGGTCCTGCTGGTCACGCTGGACCGCCCGGCCAAGCGCAACGCGGTGAACGCCGAGATGACCCTCGCCCTCGACGCCGCGTTCGACCGGCTCGACGGCGACCCCGCGCTGCGGGTCGGGGTGCTCGCGGCCGAGGGGCCGTACTTCTGCGCCGGCACCGACCTGCGGACCGGCGCCGGGCCGCACACCGCACGGGGCGGGATGTACGGCGTCATCCGTCGCCGCCGACACAAGCCGCTGGTGGCCGCGGTCGCCGGGCCGGCACTGGGCGGTGGGTTCGAACTGGTGCTCGTGGCCGACCTGGTGGTGGCGTCCCGCGACGCGTGGTTCGCGCTGCCCGAGACCACGCGCGGGCGGGTGCCCGCGGGCGGGGGCCTGTTCCGCGCGCCGGACCGGCTGCCGCGCAACATCGCCGTCGAACTGATGCTCACCGCCGGGAGGCTGGAGGCGGAGCGGGCCCATCACCTCGGGCTGGTGAACCGGCTGACCGAGCCGAACGACGTCCTCGCGGAGGCGCTGGACCTCGCCCTGGCCACCTGCGGGGGAGCGCCCGAGGCGGTGGCCGAGCTGTTCACCGCGCTGCACGCGTCATCCGCCGCCGACGACGCGGCCGGCTGGGCCGCCACACACACCGCGAGGACCACCCTGCTGGCCTCGGACGACCGCACCGAAGGCAACGCCGCGTTCGTCGAGCGCCGCGCTCCGCGCTGGGTCCCCGACGACGACGTACGCAAGGAGGTGCTCGGATGAGGGAGCAGCGACGCGGCCGGTCGATCGCGATGACGCGCGACGAGGTCGGCGTTTTCCTGGACGCCGAGCGGGTCTGCCGGGTGGCCACGATCGGTGCCGACGGACACCCCCACGTGGTGCCGCTCTGGTTCGTCTGGGACGGCTCCGCGCTGTGGCTGAACTCCGTCGTCCGCAGCAGGCGGTGGGCCGACCTGCGGCGGG is from Yinghuangia sp. ASG 101 and encodes:
- a CDS encoding class I adenylate-forming enzyme family protein; this encodes MPLDEVSRLRILTAPGGAFPLARVDLGHGPLEVFDRDPRTLRDAFLATTAHGDRTALVYRDRRWTYHDQWDTVVALAHALRGLGVAKGDRVGIAMRNYPEFVFTFWAAQVVGAVAVPYNGWLRTRELADVVAESRPVVLVADRERIALLADEDLAASGVRTVVAVRCAETPAARVDVVGFDAVVADAGRPVAPPDAEVAPGDPSTIMFTSGTTAKPKGALHTHRNHAASLLNKLIRAMRIEPATPDGPHEILPPAPSTKVVTFPFFHIAGLNTLYTAAYSGHCLVLMYKWDAEEAVRLVGTERANELAGPPFVIQTFLAAAAGHDLDSLRVLGMGGSAVPTKVIAAVAERFGDRVTPRTGYGLTETTSGVVSISAADFAEHPDSVGRPLPTAEVAILDEDGRRLGAGEEGEIAIRGPQVVAGYLGVPDAAEFRDGWFRTGDLGRIDAAGLVYIVGRLKDTVIRGGENIQCAEVEAVLNAHPDVVEAAALGAPHPALGEELVAVVRLRPGSGLDAEALRGFAAGHLAAFKVPVRIALVDDALPRTSSGKVVKRDIPKALPLGDLLRPTAG
- a CDS encoding carboxylesterase/lipase family protein, coding for MDVTTRQGTFRGAPTSGGWSFKGIPYAAAPLGEARFAAPRPPEPHEGVADATGYGATVSTPPQRSAVMDALLPDPRRPGPNGLNLNVWTPDATGRAPVLVFVHGGGFATGAGSTTAFDGTAFARDGIVAVTINYRLAAEGFGFFPDAVPNRGVLDIVAALEWVRAEIAAFGGDPARVTICGQSAGAMAVCTLLAVPRARGLFRRAISQSGTAHHVHTIERAQLVSAELARELGTKPTAEAIAAVPEDRLHAASNAVMNRLTSGRDPRFAGFTRLTFQPVVDGDILPEHPFPAVAAGASSGVDLLIGANADEYGLFVAPTGMWDTLNEDALRASTARICPDPDAMIAAYRARRPDASPAELFVAIQSDWFCVAPTERLVAARREGTYAYQFAWRPPTYDGRVGACHTLEIPFVFDTLDDPWGSELRGTGAPQAVADEVHAAWVAFVRDGDPGWPAHGAAGTVRRFGAPSETVTDPWAEARETWAGRDF
- a CDS encoding amidohydrolase family protein, whose translation is MLILDAQVHVWKASTPERPWPADAIEPQRPVPLEVPEVAAELAGAGVSGALLLGPTWEGSRNDYVLAAAASDPSRYGAICRWDTGSSADAERLADWRSVAGMRAIRMSLNRGDVAGVLAAARRSGFFAAAERHGVPLSVYAPGRYDLYRDLAEAYPGLRIAIDHAAVETSDRPLAEAVAPLAGLAAYPNLAVKASALPCFLDPAAEARPYPSITEAVYRMVEAFGAERVFFGSDLSRLPVPYADLVDVFVHHLPGLSDAERALVCGRGLAGWLGWREACGA
- a CDS encoding enoyl-CoA hydratase-related protein, coding for MPDFVRVATRGPVLLVTLDRPAKRNAVNAEMTLALDAAFDRLDGDPALRVGVLAAEGPYFCAGTDLRTGAGPHTARGGMYGVIRRRRHKPLVAAVAGPALGGGFELVLVADLVVASRDAWFALPETTRGRVPAGGGLFRAPDRLPRNIAVELMLTAGRLEAERAHHLGLVNRLTEPNDVLAEALDLALATCGGAPEAVAELFTALHASSAADDAAGWAATHTARTTLLASDDRTEGNAAFVERRAPRWVPDDDVRKEVLG